From the genome of Candidatus Binatia bacterium, one region includes:
- a CDS encoding M28 family peptidase: MPSPPGGARRARGLGVFQGAVAAALLIAVGTSCARTPKAVAFDGSRAYEWVRRQVAFGPRTPGTAAHDSCFALLVETLRKNADVVETDSFHYYAPELNKDLRLMNVMARYRPNEKRRVLFAAHWDTRPWADRDPDSTRKNQPILGANDGGSGVGVLLALAEQLHRHSPGIGVDLALFDGEDLGTDTNPAGFFRGSRRYLEWRATEPAPLFVVVIDMVGRKDAAFYWEGNSYNRSANIVMVLWNRAKEMGLRQFRSGVKFTIADDHVPFLEADIPAIDVIDFDFPAWHTHRDDLTAVDPGTLEAVGRVLLSLVSNVDYLQN, encoded by the coding sequence ATGCCCTCGCCACCGGGCGGCGCGCGCCGAGCGCGCGGTCTCGGTGTGTTCCAGGGCGCGGTCGCGGCGGCGCTCCTCATCGCCGTGGGCACCTCGTGCGCGCGCACGCCCAAGGCGGTCGCGTTCGACGGCAGCCGGGCCTACGAGTGGGTGAGGCGCCAGGTCGCCTTCGGCCCCCGCACCCCCGGCACGGCCGCCCACGACTCCTGTTTCGCCCTTCTCGTGGAGACGCTCCGGAAGAACGCGGACGTGGTCGAGACCGACAGCTTCCACTACTACGCCCCCGAGCTGAACAAGGACCTCCGGCTCATGAACGTCATGGCCCGCTACCGTCCGAACGAGAAGCGGCGCGTCCTCTTCGCGGCCCACTGGGACACGCGCCCGTGGGCCGACCGCGACCCCGACTCCACCCGCAAGAATCAGCCGATCCTGGGCGCCAACGACGGCGGCTCGGGGGTGGGCGTGCTGCTGGCCCTGGCCGAGCAGCTCCACCGGCATTCCCCGGGCATCGGCGTGGACCTGGCGCTGTTCGACGGGGAGGACCTCGGCACCGACACCAACCCTGCCGGGTTTTTCCGCGGCTCCAGGCGCTACCTCGAGTGGCGCGCCACCGAGCCCGCGCCCCTGTTCGTGGTGGTGATCGACATGGTCGGGCGGAAGGACGCCGCCTTCTACTGGGAGGGGAACTCGTACAACCGGTCGGCGAACATCGTGATGGTCCTCTGGAACCGGGCCAAGGAGATGGGATTGCGTCAGTTCCGGAGCGGGGTCAAGTTCACGATCGCCGACGACCACGTCCCCTTCCTGGAAGCCGACATCCCGGCGATCGACGTGATCGACTTCGACTTCCCGGCCTGGCACACCCACAGGGACGACCTCACGGCCGTGGACCCCGGCACCCTGGAAGCCGTGGGACGAGTGCTGCTTAGCCTCGTGAGCAACGTCGACTACCTGCAAAATTAA
- the rimP gene encoding ribosome maturation factor RimP codes for MDRNQLRDDLSRRLRALLEEEAFDLWDLEVTFQSGRTVVQVTVERPGGGVTLDECAYWNRKFGRYLEAENVLPGSYVLEVGSPGIERTLTRPEHYARYVGSSLEVKLHDPREGRRTYRGELRAAGPESIVVEDSEAGTVSLPHAAIRKSHLIVDPWEGMRGKDRHKKES; via the coding sequence ATGGACCGAAACCAGCTTCGAGATGACCTCTCCCGGCGCCTCCGCGCTCTTCTGGAGGAGGAGGCGTTCGACCTGTGGGACCTGGAAGTCACATTCCAGTCGGGACGGACGGTGGTGCAGGTCACGGTGGAACGCCCCGGGGGCGGCGTGACGCTGGACGAATGCGCCTATTGGAACCGGAAATTCGGGCGCTATCTCGAGGCTGAGAACGTCCTGCCCGGCTCGTACGTGCTGGAGGTGGGCAGCCCCGGCATCGAGCGGACGCTGACGCGCCCCGAGCACTACGCGCGGTACGTCGGCAGCTCGCTCGAGGTCAAGCTGCACGACCCCCGCGAGGGCCGGCGAACCTACCGCGGCGAGCTGCGCGCGGCGGGCCCGGAATCGATCGTCGTCGAGGATTCGGAAGCGGGAACGGTGTCGCTGCCGCACGCGGCGATCCGCAAGTCGCACCTGATCGTCGATCCTTGGGAAGGAATGCGCGGCAAGGACCGCCATAAAAAGGAATCCTGA